In one window of Hyla sarda isolate aHylSar1 chromosome 1, aHylSar1.hap1, whole genome shotgun sequence DNA:
- the LOC130299652 gene encoding synaptojanin-2-binding protein-like, translating into MSAESRAAVEEIELIRGPSGLGFNIVGSTDQQYVSHDSGIYVSSIKENGAATVDGRLQEGDRILEVNGIKLENLLHKKAVDLFRSSGEHVVLKVQHQSHLNGPLGSLGRKQPPGPVPYD; encoded by the coding sequence ATGAGTGCGGAATCCCGGGCTGCGGTGGAGGAGATCGAGCTCATCAGGGGCCCCTCAGGTCTGGGGTTTAATATCGTGGGTAGCACAGACCAACAATATGTTTCGCATGATAGTGGCATTTATGTCAGCAGCATCAAGGAGAATGGCGCTGCCACGGTTGATGGCCGGCTGCAGGAAGGAGACCGGATATTGGAGGTAAATGGTATCAAACTAGAAAATCTATTGCATAAGAAGGCCGTGGACCTCTTCAGGAGTTCAGGTGAACATGTGGTACTAAAAGTTCAACATCAGAGTCACCTAAATGGTCCTTTGGGAAGCCTGGGCAGAAAGCAGCCACCAGGACCTGTCCCCTATGACTAG